Proteins co-encoded in one Nematostella vectensis chromosome 15, jaNemVect1.1, whole genome shotgun sequence genomic window:
- the LOC116618880 gene encoding uncharacterized protein LOC116618880 isoform X1 has translation MFSRKVQTLTGLCVFVYVLNGASIVSSHAKCSIQSVRLGCYRDRVVPSRPIPRLLFTDRDPTAPEYSGKFVDLLNWNSYLKKLRCRCATEAKAKGYNVFGLQWYGECWSGVDDVTSRHYASQGQSKACVSRDLSYCRVKDTECVGRDYTNFVYRIADSNTSASSLKSTVNSTSGISSRPCTKNKLPPLPKPKCAFKTVKQDPRASNSITSPPVKVYPVSQPAKAKVSCRPECLPPAVCPTIFPCYPLYVIEKRRLSNHKFLSNHNSKAVSSHKIN, from the exons CAAAATGCAGTATTCAGAGCGTACGACTCGGTTGTTATCGAGATCGTGTGGTGCCATCTCGTCCCATTCCCCGCCTCCTGTTCACCGACCGTGACCCCACAGCTCCCGAGTACTCGGGCAAGTTTGTCGATTTACTTAACTGGAATTCGTATCTGAAAAAGCTTCGATGTCGCTGTGCTACAGAAGCAAAGGCAAAGGGGTATAACGTGTTTGGCCTTCAGTGGTATG GGGAATGCTGGAGCGGagtcgatgacgtcacatcgcGTCATTACGCAAGCCAGGGCCAATCGAAAGCGTGTGTATCACGTGACTTGTCCTACTGTCGCGTGAAGGACACGGAATGCGTAGGGCGAGACTACACGAACTTCGTCTACCGAATAGCAG ATTCAAATACATCAGCGTCATCCCTTAAGTCTACAGTGAACTCAACATCCGGGATATCATCAAGACCCTGCACGAAAAATAAACTACCTCCACTTCCAAAACCGAAATGTGCTTTTAAAACTGTCAAGCAAGACCCTCGAGCATCGAACAGTATAACGAGCCCTCCGGTTAAGGTGTACCCTGTAAGTCAACCTGCAAAGGCGAAAGTGTCATGCCGACCTG AATGCCTACCGCCTGCCGTCTGTCCGACCATCTTCCCTTGTTACCCACTATACGTAATAGAAAAGCGACGCCTTAGCAACCACAAATTCCTTAGCAACCATAATTCTAAGGCAGTTTCATCCCATAAGATAAACTGA